Genomic DNA from Streptomyces venezuelae:
CTGAAGCACGGCGGCTCGGGCGCGACGGCGACGGTCGACGTCACGTACGGGGAGGGCGGGGTGACGGTGGAGGTGACGGACACGGGTGCGGGCGGTTCCCGGCCCTCGGGCAAGGGCCGCGGCCTGACGGGAATGCGCGAGCGAACAGCTTTGTACGAGGGCACACTTGAGGCCGGCCCGCTGCCTCGCCCGTCCGGCGGCTGGCGGGTGCGCCTCCATCTCCCGAAGGTTCCCGAAGGACAGTGAGACAGCAACGTGACGACCGTGCTCATCGTCGACGACCAGCCCATGCAGCGTTTCGGTTTCCGCATGCTCCTGGAGAGTCAGGACGACATGACAGTGGCCGGCGAGGCGGGCAACGGCAGTGAGGCGGTCCGCATGACCGCCGAACTGAACCCGGACGTCGTCCTGATGGACATCCGCATGCCGGGACTCGACGGCATCGAGGCCACACGCCGCATCGTCGCGTCGGGCGACCGCACGCGCGTCCTCATCCTGACGACGTTCGACCTCGACGAGTACGCGTACGCGGGTCTCCGCGCCGGAGCGTCCGGCTTCCTCATCAAGGACGCGCTGCCCGAGGAACTCCTCTCAGGAATCCGCGCGGTCGCATCGGGCGACGCGGTGGTCGCCCCGAGCCTGACCCGGCGGCTTCTCGACGCGTACGCGGACCACTTGCCGACGACGTCCGGCACGGTCGCCGCCGACCCCGCGGCGGACCCGCGCCTGTCGTCCCTCACCCACCGGGAACGCGAAATCCTGACGGTCATAGGCCAGGGCTGGACGAACGCGGAGATCGCTTCGCGCCTTCATCTCGCGGAATCCACGGTGAAAACGCACGTGGGCCGCATTCTCTCGAAAACGGGAACGAGGGACAGAGTGCAAGCGGTGATCCTGGCGTACGACACGAAACTGGTGACACCGTCATAAAGCAAAATGACCAGAACTCCGGAACTCCACAACCCCGGAACTCCAGAACCTCGGAACCCGTAAACGCAGAAAACCCCCGCACCGTGAGGTGCGGGGGTTTTCCCAAAAAAAGTTCGGCGGCGTCCTACTCTCCCACAGGGTCCCCCCTGCAGTACCATCGGCGCTGTGAGGCTTAGCTTCCGGGTTCGGAATGTAACCGGGCGTTTCCCTCACGCTATGACCACCGAAACACTATGAAACTGTCAACCGCACCATGCGTGACCATGCATGGGGTTGTTCGTGGTTTCAGAACCAACACAGTGGACGCGAGCAACTGAGGACAAGCCCTCGGCCTATTAGTACCAGTCACCTCCACCCGTTACCGGGCTTCCAGATCTGGCCTATCAACCCAGTCGTCTACTGGGAGCCTTAACCCCTCAAAGGGGGTGGGAATACTCATCTCGAAGCAGGCTTCCCGCTTAGATGCTTTCAGCGGTTATCCTTTCCGAACGTAGCCAACCAGCCATGCCCTTGGCAGGACAACTGGCACACCAGAGGTTCGTCCGTCCCGGTCCTCTCGTACTAGGGACAGCCCTTCTCAATATTCCTACGCGCACAGAGGATAGGGACCGAACTGTCTCACGACGTTCTAAACCCAGCTCGCGTACCGCTTTAATGGGCGAACAGCCCAACCCTTGGGACCGACTCCAGCCCCAGGATGCGACGAGCCGACATCGAGGTGCCAAACCATCCCGTCGATATGGACTCTTGGGGAAGATCAGCCTGTTATCCCCGGGGTACCTTTTATCCGTTGAGCGACGGCGCTTCCACAAGCCACCGCCGGATCACTAGTCCCGACTTTCGTCCCTGCTCGACCCGTCGGTCTCACAGTCAAGCTCCCTTGTGCACTTACACTCAACACCTGATTACCAACCAGGCTGAGGGAACCTTTGGGCGCCTCCGTTACCCTTTGGGAGGCAACCGCCCCAGTTAAACTACCCATCAGACACTGTCCCTGATCCGGATCACGGACCGAGGTTAGACATCCAGCACGACCAGAGTGGTATTTCAACGTTGACTCCACGAACACTGGCGTGCCCGCTTCACAGTCTCCCACCTATCCTACACAAGCCGAACCGAACACCAATATCAAACTGTAGTAAAGGTCCCGGGGTCTTTCCGTCCTTCTGCGCGAAACGAGCATCTTTACTCGTAGTGCAATTTCACCGGGCCTATGGTTGAGACAGTCGAGAAGTCGTTACGCCATTCGTGCAGGTCGGAACTTACCCGACAAGGAATTTCGCTACCTTAGGATGGTTATAGTTACCACCGCCGTTTACTGGCGCTTAAGTTCTCAGCTTCGCACGCCCGAAAGCGCACTAACCGGTCCCCTTAACGTTCCAGCACCGGGCAGGCGTCAGTCCGTATACATCGCCTTACGGCTTCGCACGGACCTGTGTTTTTAGTAAACAGTCGCTTCTCGCTGGTCTCTGCGGCCACCCCCAGCTCAGAGTGCAAAACTCATCACCAGGAATGGCCCCCCTTCTCCCGAAGTTACGGGGGCATTTTGCCGAGTTCCTTAACCATAGTTCACCCGAACGCCTCGGTATTCTCTACCTGACCACCTGAGTCGGTTTAGGGTACGGGCCGCCATGAAACTCGCTAGAGGCTTTTCTCGACAGCATAGGATCATCCACTTCACCACAATCGGCTCGGCATCAGGTCTCACCCACATGTCATCCGGATTTACCTAGATGACGGGCTACACCCTTACCCCGGGACAACCACCGCCCGGGCTGGACTACCTTCCTGCGTCACCCCATCACTCACCTACTACCACCTTGGGTCAGCGGCTCCACCACTCCCCTTTGCCCGAAGGCTCCAGGGCGGCTTCACGGCCTTAGCATTAATGGGCTCGATGTTTGACGCTTCACAGCGGGTACCGGAATATCAACCGGTTATCCATCGACTACGCCTGTCGGCCTCGCCTTAGGTCCCGACTTACCCTGGGCAGATCAGCTTGACCCAGGAACCCTTAGTCAATCGGCGCACACGTTTCTCACGTATGTATCGCTACTCATGCCTGCATTCTCACTCGTGAACCGTCCACCACTGCCTTCCGGCGCAGCTTCACCCGGCACACGACGCTCCCCTACCCATCCCAGCGGGCGTTGGCCCTCATGCTGGAATGACACGACTTCGGCGGTACGCTTGAGCCCCGCTACATTGTCGGCGCGGAATCACTAGACCAGTGAGCTATTACGCACTCTTTCAAGGGTGGCTGCTTCTAAGCCAACCTCCTGGTTGTCTCTGCGACTCCACATCCTTTCCCACTTAGCGTAC
This window encodes:
- a CDS encoding response regulator, producing MTTVLIVDDQPMQRFGFRMLLESQDDMTVAGEAGNGSEAVRMTAELNPDVVLMDIRMPGLDGIEATRRIVASGDRTRVLILTTFDLDEYAYAGLRAGASGFLIKDALPEELLSGIRAVASGDAVVAPSLTRRLLDAYADHLPTTSGTVAADPAADPRLSSLTHREREILTVIGQGWTNAEIASRLHLAESTVKTHVGRILSKTGTRDRVQAVILAYDTKLVTPS